In Chitinispirillales bacterium, a genomic segment contains:
- the rpoB gene encoding DNA-directed RNA polymerase subunit beta, with the protein MNIKRHNYSKVLQDLELPDLLEIQTKSYKQFLQENVPHHKRKNVGLHKVFSESFPVSDNKGIYELTYEGYKLGVPKYSLKECKERGLNYAAPLKVDLSLIVYEKNGKEKEFKEKVNNNVFIGEIPLMTDRGTFVINGAERVIVSQLHRSPGIVFNEGEFTGTQKKYIGARIIPQKGSWVEFMLDEENYLWASIDRKKKFPATILLRALGYVTDEEIFSLFNEIETMYLDSEECQTLKGKVLANKVINRETGEIIGEANKIISDEDVESFNVAGVKEIKILKNSEDYAAVILRKTMEKDTTGGDNGEKAFAYVYDILRPGQQYTSESGKPFVERTFFDEKRYDLGEIGRYRLDARLKIETPVGCRTLQVADFVETLRYLLKIGNGDGQLDDIDHLGNRRVRSVGELMEVNFGLGVARMLKAIRDKLNENHEEEIVPYDVINARAVSTVIQSFFSSSQLSQFLDETNPLSELTHKRRVSALGPGGLSRDRAGFEVRDVHHTHYGRLCPIESPEGPNIGLIASLSTYARINEFGFIESPYKVVSEGKLTGEIKYYSADQEDGAHIIPADTQIEENGMITEAKNLFSRNRSDYPVVTRDEIQLMDVSPMQMVSVSSALIPFLEHDDANRALMGSNMQRQAVPLLQTESPIVGTGLEYRAAKDSGCLVVSKDDGVVEKIDAQSIVVRKDVVNEEDMLLGINDIDVYELKKFERSNQDTCINQRICVTEGTKVKAGDVLADGHATSNGELALGKNVRVAYMPWNGYNYEDAIIVSEDLVANDVYTSIHIVVFETEVRETKRGPEELTCEIPNAGENQLVNLDENGVVRVGTEVVEGNILVGKITPKGEKELSPEERLLRAIFGEKSGEFRDTSLVAPTGLKGIVIDTKVYSHKERDKKSKERDNAKIRELNEEVERKEQNLRTKLVESLTRILDGCNSTEITESHSDKVLVAEGTTWTRDVLNSLDLTSISLKKGFCNDKDKSDLCERVVFKAANMIAYLDDRRDKDIEKVLRGDDLKPGVLQLVKVYIAKKRKLSVGDKMAGRHGNKGVVSKVVAREDMPFMPDGTPIDIILNPLGVPSRMNVGQILEAHMGLVAENLGEKIATPVFDGVSCEEVMENVTKVEKKLNAKYEKQYYRNGKVFLRDGKTGEFFDNPVTVGPVYMLKLCHLVDDKMHARSIGPYSLVTQQPLGGKSQAGGQRFGEMEVWALEAYGAAYTLQDVLTVKSDDTAGRSKVYEAIVKGDNTPEPGTPESFNVLIREMKALAINVETNLI; encoded by the coding sequence ATGAATATTAAAAGACATAATTACTCCAAGGTGTTGCAAGATTTGGAATTACCGGATTTATTGGAGATACAAACGAAATCTTATAAACAATTTTTACAAGAAAATGTGCCTCATCACAAAAGAAAAAATGTGGGATTGCATAAAGTTTTTTCCGAATCGTTTCCGGTTTCGGATAATAAAGGAATTTATGAACTCACTTATGAAGGATACAAACTCGGCGTTCCCAAATATTCTCTTAAAGAATGTAAAGAACGAGGGTTAAATTATGCTGCGCCGTTAAAAGTTGACTTGTCGTTGATTGTTTATGAAAAGAACGGTAAAGAAAAAGAATTTAAAGAAAAAGTAAATAATAACGTTTTTATAGGTGAAATCCCGCTCATGACCGACAGGGGAACTTTCGTGATAAACGGAGCGGAACGCGTGATTGTAAGCCAGTTACACCGTTCACCTGGTATAGTGTTTAACGAAGGTGAATTTACGGGGACGCAAAAGAAATATATAGGCGCAAGAATTATCCCGCAAAAAGGATCTTGGGTTGAGTTTATGCTTGACGAAGAAAATTATTTGTGGGCAAGTATTGACAGAAAAAAGAAATTTCCGGCTACGATTTTATTGAGGGCGCTCGGCTATGTAACGGATGAAGAAATATTTTCTTTATTCAACGAAATTGAAACCATGTATCTTGATTCGGAAGAATGCCAAACACTTAAGGGAAAGGTGTTGGCGAATAAAGTTATTAATCGGGAAACGGGCGAGATTATAGGAGAGGCGAACAAGATTATTTCCGATGAAGATGTGGAGTCTTTTAATGTCGCCGGCGTAAAAGAAATTAAAATACTCAAAAATTCTGAAGACTATGCCGCGGTGATTCTCAGAAAAACTATGGAAAAAGATACAACGGGAGGCGATAACGGCGAAAAAGCGTTTGCTTATGTTTACGACATATTACGCCCCGGTCAGCAATATACTTCGGAATCAGGAAAACCGTTTGTCGAGAGAACTTTTTTTGACGAGAAACGTTACGATTTGGGCGAAATAGGTCGTTACCGTTTGGATGCACGTTTGAAAATAGAAACTCCGGTAGGCTGTAGAACTTTACAGGTTGCGGATTTTGTTGAAACGTTGCGTTATCTTCTCAAAATAGGAAACGGAGACGGACAACTTGACGATATTGACCATTTAGGTAACAGAAGAGTGCGCTCGGTAGGAGAGTTGATGGAAGTTAATTTCGGTTTAGGCGTTGCCAGAATGCTTAAAGCGATAAGAGACAAACTTAACGAAAACCATGAAGAAGAAATAGTTCCTTATGACGTTATTAACGCCAGAGCGGTATCTACTGTTATTCAGTCGTTTTTTAGTTCTTCGCAGCTTTCACAGTTCCTTGACGAAACTAATCCTCTGTCGGAACTCACCCACAAACGAAGAGTTTCCGCCTTAGGACCAGGAGGACTTTCCAGAGACCGTGCGGGATTTGAAGTTCGAGATGTGCACCATACGCATTATGGACGTTTATGTCCGATTGAATCGCCGGAAGGACCCAATATCGGACTTATAGCATCTCTTTCTACTTATGCGCGTATTAATGAATTCGGATTTATTGAATCGCCTTATAAAGTGGTTAGTGAGGGGAAACTTACGGGTGAAATCAAATATTATTCCGCAGACCAAGAAGACGGGGCTCACATTATTCCGGCAGACACGCAGATAGAAGAAAACGGAATGATAACAGAAGCGAAAAATTTGTTTTCGCGTAACAGAAGCGATTATCCTGTTGTGACAAGAGACGAAATTCAACTCATGGACGTATCGCCGATGCAGATGGTTTCGGTTTCGTCCGCGCTTATTCCTTTTTTGGAACACGATGACGCAAACAGGGCTCTTATGGGTTCAAACATGCAGCGTCAGGCAGTTCCGCTTCTGCAGACCGAGTCGCCTATTGTAGGAACTGGGCTTGAATATCGCGCCGCTAAAGATTCAGGTTGTCTCGTCGTATCAAAAGATGACGGTGTTGTGGAAAAAATCGATGCACAGTCCATAGTTGTTCGTAAAGATGTAGTTAATGAAGAAGACATGCTTTTGGGAATAAATGATATTGATGTTTATGAACTTAAAAAATTTGAACGTTCAAACCAGGATACTTGTATAAATCAACGTATATGCGTTACCGAAGGAACAAAAGTTAAAGCAGGAGACGTGCTTGCCGACGGACATGCAACAAGTAACGGCGAGTTGGCTTTAGGTAAAAACGTTAGAGTTGCGTATATGCCTTGGAACGGATACAACTACGAAGACGCAATAATCGTTTCGGAAGATTTGGTCGCCAACGATGTATATACTTCAATTCATATAGTTGTGTTTGAAACGGAAGTTAGAGAAACTAAGCGCGGTCCGGAAGAATTAACTTGTGAAATTCCCAACGCCGGTGAAAATCAATTAGTGAATCTTGACGAAAACGGAGTTGTTCGAGTAGGAACTGAAGTCGTTGAAGGTAATATCTTGGTCGGCAAAATTACTCCGAAAGGTGAAAAAGAATTATCTCCGGAAGAACGGCTTTTGCGAGCTATTTTCGGAGAAAAATCCGGAGAATTTCGTGACACTTCTCTTGTTGCGCCGACCGGACTTAAAGGCATTGTGATTGATACAAAGGTTTATTCTCACAAAGAACGCGATAAGAAATCCAAAGAACGCGATAATGCGAAGATTAGAGAATTAAATGAAGAAGTAGAACGCAAAGAACAGAATTTAAGAACTAAACTTGTTGAAAGTTTGACGCGGATCCTTGACGGTTGTAATTCTACGGAGATCACGGAATCGCACAGCGATAAAGTACTAGTCGCCGAAGGAACGACATGGACGCGGGATGTTTTAAATTCTTTGGATTTGACTTCAATTTCTTTGAAAAAGGGTTTCTGTAATGACAAAGATAAATCAGATCTTTGCGAAAGAGTCGTTTTTAAAGCGGCCAATATGATTGCTTATCTTGATGACAGGCGCGATAAAGATATTGAAAAAGTTCTTCGAGGCGATGATTTGAAGCCGGGAGTTTTACAATTGGTTAAAGTTTATATAGCCAAAAAAAGAAAACTTTCCGTTGGCGACAAAATGGCCGGACGGCACGGCAATAAAGGTGTCGTGTCTAAAGTTGTTGCTCGCGAGGATATGCCGTTTATGCCCGATGGAACGCCGATTGACATTATTCTTAACCCGCTTGGGGTGCCGTCCCGTATGAATGTCGGACAAATTCTTGAGGCGCATATGGGATTGGTTGCGGAAAATTTAGGAGAGAAAATAGCGACGCCTGTTTTTGACGGTGTATCTTGCGAAGAAGTTATGGAAAATGTTACAAAAGTTGAGAAAAAACTTAATGCCAAATATGAAAAACAATATTATCGTAACGGGAAAGTATTTTTGAGAGACGGTAAAACCGGTGAATTTTTTGATAATCCTGTGACAGTAGGGCCGGTTTACATGCTTAAACTTTGCCATTTGGTTGACGATAAAATGCACGCTCGTTCAATAGGACCGTATTCTTTAGTTACGCAGCAACCGTTGGGCGGAAAATCTCAGGCGGGCGGTCAGCGTTTCGGAGAAATGGAAGTTTGGGCGTTGGAAGCGTATGGCGCGGCATATACTTTACAGGATGTCTTGACCGTTAAGTCCGATGATACTGCTGGTCGTTCCAAAGTTTATGAAGCTATAGTTAAAGGGGATAATACGCCGGAGCCGGGAACTCCCGAATCATTTAATGTTTTGATTCGTGAAATGAAAGCGCTGGCAATAAATGTTGAAACTAATTTGATATAA
- the rpmG gene encoding 50S ribosomal protein L33, with product MPREIVILECSSCKERNYTTDKNKKKQSGRIEQTKFCPRERKRTLHKETK from the coding sequence ATGCCTAGAGAAATCGTGATACTTGAGTGTTCTTCTTGTAAGGAACGTAATTATACTACCGACAAAAACAAGAAAAAACAGTCGGGAAGGATTGAACAGACGAAGTTTTGTCCTCGTGAGCGTAAAAGAACGCTTCATAAAGAGACGAAATAG
- the rplA gene encoding 50S ribosomal protein L1 has product MKRSKKWIAAHEKLDVNKEYGLKEALQFVKDNAGAKFDESVDISVGLGVDPKKSDQVVRGAVVLPGGRGKVVRVLVFAQGAKADEAKAAGADIVGANDLVEKISGGWDEFDSVIATPDMMGVVGKLGKILGPRGLMPNPKVGTVTNNLTTAINEVRAGKVEFRTDKSGIIHASIGKVSFDADKLFLNIKALVDALTKLKPSTAKGVYVHTAHVSSTMGQGVKINVSDLR; this is encoded by the coding sequence ATGAAAAGAAGTAAAAAGTGGATAGCGGCGCACGAAAAACTTGATGTTAATAAAGAATACGGGTTGAAAGAAGCGTTGCAGTTTGTTAAAGATAACGCAGGGGCTAAGTTTGACGAATCGGTCGATATTTCCGTTGGTTTGGGCGTGGATCCAAAAAAGAGCGACCAAGTAGTAAGAGGTGCGGTAGTACTGCCGGGCGGACGGGGAAAGGTTGTTCGCGTACTTGTTTTTGCACAAGGCGCAAAGGCTGATGAAGCGAAAGCGGCTGGTGCGGATATTGTCGGTGCGAACGATCTGGTAGAAAAAATAAGCGGCGGCTGGGATGAATTTGACTCGGTTATAGCAACTCCAGATATGATGGGGGTTGTGGGAAAATTAGGTAAAATATTGGGACCGCGCGGCTTAATGCCTAATCCTAAGGTAGGAACCGTTACCAATAACTTAACTACGGCTATAAACGAGGTTAGAGCGGGTAAGGTCGAATTCAGAACCGATAAATCCGGTATTATTCACGCTTCGATCGGGAAAGTGTCTTTTGACGCCGATAAACTTTTTTTGAATATAAAGGCGCTTGTGGACGCTTTAACCAAATTAAAACCGTCAACTGCAAAAGGTGTTTATGTTCATACTGCGCATGTTTCAAGTACTATGGGACAAGGCGTTAAAATAAATGTGTCCGATTTGCGATAA
- the nusG gene encoding transcription termination/antitermination protein NusG, giving the protein MSSNWYVIQTYSGQESRIATDIENSINTKFEAFTNDKKIRKLLSDSIINVKSPQREVVSVKNGKKSVSVRKDFPCYVLVEMTLNEESKSFVQHITGVLGFVGGVRNPHTVKESEIERILGRETMHDSIVEATEVPFMVDDQVKITAGPFKGFNGEIKKVNPEKGKAIVDVMVFGRATPVEVDFSQIESVS; this is encoded by the coding sequence ATGAGTTCTAATTGGTACGTTATACAGACATATTCCGGGCAAGAGTCAAGGATTGCTACGGATATTGAAAATTCCATAAACACTAAGTTTGAAGCGTTTACGAACGATAAAAAAATTCGCAAGCTTCTTTCGGACAGTATAATTAATGTAAAGAGCCCGCAAAGGGAAGTCGTTTCGGTAAAGAACGGCAAGAAAAGCGTCAGTGTCAGGAAAGATTTTCCTTGTTATGTGCTCGTAGAAATGACGCTTAACGAAGAAAGCAAGTCGTTTGTTCAGCATATAACAGGTGTTTTGGGATTTGTAGGCGGAGTTAGAAATCCGCATACAGTCAAGGAATCCGAAATAGAGCGGATATTAGGAAGAGAAACGATGCATGACAGTATCGTGGAAGCGACTGAAGTTCCGTTTATGGTTGATGACCAGGTGAAAATTACGGCAGGTCCGTTTAAAGGGTTTAACGGCGAAATAAAGAAAGTGAACCCTGAAAAAGGTAAAGCTATTGTCGATGTTATGGTATTCGGCAGGGCGACGCCTGTTGAAGTGGATTTCTCGCAAATAGAATCGGTGTCTTAA
- the secE gene encoding preprotein translocase subunit SecE, which produces MQRIIKYFRSVATEMKLVSWPGRNDVISATVLVVVFAVVMAMVVWGIDKIIELVIGLVL; this is translated from the coding sequence ATGCAACGAATTATTAAATATTTCAGAAGTGTTGCGACGGAAATGAAATTAGTATCTTGGCCAGGACGAAACGATGTCATATCGGCGACCGTTTTAGTTGTTGTGTTTGCCGTTGTTATGGCAATGGTGGTATGGGGTATAGACAAGATAATTGAGTTGGTGATAGGGCTGGTTCTTTAA
- the rplJ gene encoding 50S ribosomal protein L10, translating into MLTKAEKTEVIEMLDKEFSESSGLYVTSYQGMTVEKFNNVRKNLKGVDAKYYVVKNTLAKKALEKSGIKGLADAFKGPVGVAITKKDIASTAKIIRDFNKDNDNLLAVRMAYADGVVFSSTDAERLANLPSRTELLSMLLSAFNAPATKLAGALSGVLTNFVRTVDAVRVKKDKE; encoded by the coding sequence GTGTTAACTAAAGCAGAAAAAACAGAAGTCATTGAAATGTTAGACAAAGAATTTTCCGAATCTTCGGGATTATATGTAACTTCATATCAGGGAATGACTGTTGAAAAGTTTAACAATGTAAGAAAAAATCTTAAAGGCGTTGATGCCAAGTATTATGTGGTAAAAAATACGCTTGCCAAAAAAGCGTTGGAAAAGTCTGGAATAAAGGGACTTGCCGATGCTTTCAAGGGACCTGTTGGAGTGGCGATAACTAAAAAAGATATTGCGAGTACCGCAAAAATTATCAGAGATTTTAATAAAGATAACGATAATTTGCTTGCAGTACGGATGGCGTATGCGGACGGAGTTGTGTTTTCAAGTACAGACGCGGAACGATTGGCGAACCTTCCTTCAAGAACGGAACTCCTTTCGATGCTTCTTTCCGCTTTTAACGCCCCGGCGACCAAATTGGCGGGCGCATTGTCAGGCGTTTTGACAAATTTTGTCAGAACCGTAGATGCTGTTCGTGTAAAAAAAGATAAAGAGTAG
- a CDS encoding O-acetylhomoserine aminocarboxypropyltransferase/cysteine synthase: MAKKTNTDGWAFETKQLHIGQEEADPTTESRAVPIYQTTSYVFRNAAHAAARFDLTDSGNIYARLNNPTQEIFEKRIASLECGAAALAVASGAAAITYALLNLAKTGDHIVCAKTVYGGTYNLFARTLDDYGIKTTFVEPKLEEFEKAILSNTKAVFVETFGNPHSNVIDIDMLAKIAHKNKIPLVVDNTFATPFLFRPIEHGANIVVHSATKFIGGHGTTLGGVIIDGGNFDWEGSGKFAEITEPNSSYHGLSFTKAAGKLAFIVKARTILLRDTGAAISPFSAFLLLQGLETLSLRVERHVENTKKVIEFLRRHPKVDKVNHPSLSEDKPLYDRYFPNGAASIFTFEIKGGKEETWKFIDKLQIFSLLANVADAKSLVIHPATTTHSQLSPEELKEQGIKPNTVRLSIGIENIKDIIADLQQALE; the protein is encoded by the coding sequence ATGGCTAAAAAAACAAATACAGATGGATGGGCTTTTGAAACAAAGCAGCTTCATATCGGACAGGAAGAGGCGGATCCGACGACCGAATCGCGGGCTGTTCCAATTTATCAAACGACATCGTATGTATTTCGCAATGCGGCTCACGCGGCCGCTCGTTTTGATTTGACGGACTCGGGAAACATTTATGCGCGATTGAATAATCCGACGCAGGAAATCTTTGAAAAAAGAATCGCCTCTCTTGAATGCGGCGCGGCGGCTTTGGCTGTTGCGAGCGGCGCGGCGGCAATAACTTATGCTTTATTAAATCTTGCCAAAACGGGCGACCACATAGTTTGCGCCAAAACCGTTTACGGCGGAACTTACAATTTATTCGCCCGCACGCTTGACGATTACGGGATTAAAACGACTTTTGTCGAGCCGAAACTTGAGGAATTTGAAAAAGCGATTTTATCAAACACAAAGGCTGTTTTTGTTGAAACGTTTGGAAATCCCCACTCAAACGTCATTGACATTGACATGTTGGCAAAAATCGCTCACAAAAATAAAATTCCTTTGGTCGTCGATAATACCTTTGCGACGCCGTTTTTGTTTCGACCGATTGAACACGGAGCGAACATTGTTGTGCATTCTGCAACGAAATTTATCGGCGGGCACGGAACTACTTTGGGCGGTGTTATAATCGACGGCGGAAACTTTGACTGGGAGGGAAGCGGAAAATTTGCGGAAATTACCGAACCGAATTCGAGTTATCACGGGCTTTCTTTCACAAAAGCGGCGGGGAAACTGGCGTTTATCGTCAAAGCGCGAACGATACTGCTTCGCGATACTGGAGCGGCAATTTCACCGTTTTCTGCATTTTTGCTGCTACAAGGATTGGAAACGCTTTCGCTTCGCGTCGAAAGGCACGTAGAGAATACCAAAAAGGTGATTGAGTTTTTGAGAAGGCATCCGAAAGTCGATAAAGTGAATCATCCGTCGCTTTCAGAAGACAAGCCGCTTTACGACAGATATTTTCCAAACGGCGCGGCTTCGATATTTACTTTTGAGATAAAAGGAGGCAAAGAAGAGACTTGGAAATTTATTGACAAACTGCAGATTTTCTCGCTTTTGGCAAACGTCGCCGATGCAAAATCGTTAGTTATCCATCCTGCCACCACTACGCATTCGCAATTGTCGCCCGAAGAGTTGAAAGAACAGGGGATTAAGCCGAATACCGTTCGTCTGTCGATAGGAATTGAGAACATTAAGGATATAATAGCCGATTTGCAGCAGGCTTTAGAATAA
- the rplK gene encoding 50S ribosomal protein L11 has product MAKKVVGQIKLALEAGKANPSPPVGPALGQHGVNIMEFCKAYNAKTQDQAGMIIPVIITVYADKSFSFITKTPPVSILIKKELNLKSGSKVPNKDKVGKLAKAQIYKIVKIKMPDLNCDCEESAYKMVAGTARSMGVDVE; this is encoded by the coding sequence TTGGCTAAAAAAGTGGTGGGGCAAATAAAGCTTGCTCTTGAAGCCGGGAAAGCGAATCCATCGCCTCCGGTAGGTCCGGCGCTTGGACAGCACGGTGTTAATATAATGGAATTTTGTAAAGCTTATAATGCAAAAACACAGGATCAAGCCGGCATGATAATACCGGTTATTATTACGGTCTATGCGGACAAATCGTTTTCATTCATTACCAAAACACCGCCTGTTTCGATTCTCATTAAAAAGGAGTTGAATCTTAAAAGCGGCTCAAAAGTTCCGAATAAGGACAAGGTCGGTAAGCTTGCAAAAGCGCAGATTTATAAAATTGTTAAAATTAAAATGCCTGATTTGAATTGTGACTGCGAAGAGTCGGCGTATAAGATGGTTGCGGGAACTGCGCGCAGTATGGGTGTGGACGTAGAATAA
- a CDS encoding DUF4416 family protein: MAVAKEYPLVIAFCAIMFCDKKLREEALESLKKELGKIAKITEEINFSKNTDYYENEMGDDIKKIYIVFDNPIKREFLSQLKLKTNEIERNFTKNGRRQINIDPGYITEDKFVLASAKDYFHRIAIGNGIFAETTIHFSANDKIRRFSWTYKDYLTPQVRELLIFGRYLANKI; this comes from the coding sequence ATGGCTGTCGCTAAAGAATATCCTCTTGTAATTGCGTTTTGTGCGATAATGTTTTGCGACAAAAAATTGCGGGAAGAGGCGCTTGAATCGTTGAAAAAAGAACTCGGCAAAATTGCGAAAATCACCGAAGAAATTAATTTTTCCAAAAATACCGATTATTACGAAAACGAGATGGGAGACGACATAAAAAAAATTTATATCGTTTTCGATAATCCGATTAAAAGAGAATTTTTGTCACAATTAAAATTAAAGACGAACGAAATAGAGCGAAATTTTACAAAAAACGGGCGGCGGCAAATAAACATTGACCCGGGATACATTACCGAAGACAAATTTGTTCTTGCAAGCGCAAAAGATTATTTTCACAGGATCGCAATCGGAAATGGAATTTTTGCAGAAACGACAATTCATTTCTCTGCAAATGATAAAATCCGAAGATTTTCTTGGACTTATAAAGATTACTTGACGCCTCAAGTGCGGGAATTACTTATTTTCGGCAGGTATTTGGCGAATAAAATTTAA
- the rplL gene encoding 50S ribosomal protein L7/L12 has product MAKLSKDEIVAAIGELTVVELSDLVKAIEEKFDVKAAAPVAIAAAPASGGAAAPAAAEKDEFTVVLAASGDKKIEVIKVVREVTGLGLKEAKELVDGAPKPVKESVSKAEAETLKKKLEDAGAKVELK; this is encoded by the coding sequence ATGGCTAAATTGAGCAAAGATGAGATCGTAGCGGCGATTGGTGAGTTGACGGTAGTTGAATTGTCGGATCTTGTGAAGGCGATTGAAGAGAAATTTGATGTTAAAGCGGCGGCTCCTGTAGCTATTGCGGCGGCTCCGGCGTCAGGCGGCGCGGCGGCTCCGGCGGCGGCGGAAAAAGATGAGTTCACCGTTGTTCTTGCAGCGTCAGGCGACAAGAAAATTGAAGTTATTAAAGTAGTTCGTGAAGTAACGGGTCTTGGCTTGAAAGAAGCTAAAGAACTTGTTGACGGAGCTCCGAAGCCGGTAAAAGAAAGCGTTTCGAAGGCGGAGGCGGAAACCCTTAAGAAAAAACTGGAAGATGCCGGCGCTAAAGTAGAACTTAAGTAA
- a CDS encoding ATP-dependent Clp protease proteolytic subunit, giving the protein MFFCNEDEDDEKKEKEDKTGGVQNKIAEKFLEDRAIFLWEDVNDKTAKAVVQQILYFDSLNNNDITFYINSPGGSISAGLAIYDAMQFAKSDVRTICMGQAASFGAVLLAAGTQGKRDIWENARVMIHQPLIMGNMVGVASDIEIQAEEMLRIKGILNAILSKHTRQKVEKIEKDTDRDNFLSAQETIEYGLADNVIKVVK; this is encoded by the coding sequence ATGTTTTTTTGTAATGAAGACGAAGACGATGAAAAAAAAGAGAAAGAAGATAAAACCGGCGGTGTACAAAATAAAATAGCCGAAAAATTTCTTGAAGACAGAGCGATTTTTCTTTGGGAAGACGTAAACGATAAAACGGCAAAAGCGGTTGTCCAACAAATTTTATATTTTGATTCTTTGAATAACAACGATATAACGTTTTACATAAACAGCCCCGGCGGTTCTATTTCTGCGGGACTTGCTATATATGACGCAATGCAGTTTGCAAAATCCGATGTTCGTACGATTTGTATGGGACAGGCGGCGAGTTTCGGCGCCGTTTTACTTGCCGCGGGAACGCAAGGCAAACGCGACATTTGGGAGAATGCGAGAGTTATGATACACCAGCCGCTCATTATGGGAAATATGGTCGGCGTCGCCTCGGATATTGAGATACAAGCGGAAGAAATGTTGCGTATCAAAGGAATATTGAATGCGATTTTGTCGAAACACACAAGACAGAAAGTAGAAAAAATAGAAAAAGATACCGATCGTGACAATTTTTTGTCCGCACAGGAAACGATTGAATACGGGCTTGCCGATAATGTAATTAAAGTAGTCAAATAA